Below is a window of Enterococcus gilvus ATCC BAA-350 DNA.
CGAAACCTGGGCTCGAAGGCTGGCTGGCACGACCGCAAACAAATTTGAAGGATATTGATCTAGGTACAGGAAGAAGTATCCACGTAATGTCGCGATTCATTTCGCAAAAAAATCTAACCGAAGAAGAAATCGCTCCGATTGTTGACGAGTTGATGGCAGAAGGAATGGATGTTTTAGTCGCTTCTGCGGCATTCGGCGTAGATAATCTCAACTTAGAAGAAAAGATTGCAGCAGTTGCTCGCAAAAAAAATATTCCAGTGACACTTGCTTCAGAGATGACCAAGCTTTATGGACTCTCACGACGGACGCGAACAGCGACGATCAATGCCTCGATTTTACCGAAAATGCTGGAAACAGCGAATTCGACTGAGCGCAGTGTTCGTTCATCAGGGGTGGATGTTCCCTTGATGATCATGCGGGGGGATGGCGGTCTGATGGATGTTGTCGAGATGAAAAAACGTCCGGTACTGACGATGCTGTCAGGTCCGGCGGCAAGTGTAATGGGCGCGTTGATGTATCTGCGCACGTCTAACGGTATCTATTTTGAAGTGGGCGGGACCTCAACAAATTTAGGGGTGATCAAAAACGGTCGGCCTGTGATCGACTACTCGGAGATATCTGGGCATAAGACGTATGTGAATTCGTTGGATGTTCGAGTATTGGGTGTCGCTGGCGGCAGTATGATCCGTGTGAATAAGAGCGGTGTAAAGGATGTCGGCCCCCGCAGTGCGCATATCGCCGGCTTGGAATACGCTGTTTATACGCCGGAAGAAGAAATCGTCGACCCTCAATTGGAGCTTTATTCGCCGAAGGAGGGGGACCCGGAAGACTATGTTGCCATTCGCTTGGCAAATGGGAAACGCATCACGATAACCAATTCTTGTGCTGCCAACGTATTGGGCTATGTGACGGATGACGATTTTTGTTATGGAAACGTCGCCTCTGCAAGAAAAGCGATGGCACCTTTGGCTGACTATCTCAATGTGTCTATTGAAGATGTCGCGCATCAGATATTGACCAAAGCAGTCGAGAAGATCGAGCCTGTGATCCAGTCATTAGCAAAGAAATATCAGCTTGAGAAGAACCAAATGACGTTAGTCGGTGTCGGCGGCGGTGTCGCTGCCTTGATCAAGTATGCGGCTGAACGGATGGCCCTCAACTATAAGATACCAGAAAACGCGGAGGTCATTTCCTCGATTGGAGTGGCATTAGCGGCTGTTCAGGATGTCGTTGAGCGAATCGTGCCTAGTCCCACGAAGCAGGATATCCAAGCAATCAAACAAGAAGTGACCGATATGGCGATCGAGAGTGGTGCAACAGAGGACAGTGTCGAGGTCCATATCGAGATCGATCCTCAAACACAAAAAATCACTGCCCGCGCCTCAGGATCGACCGCGGCACAGGCAACGGAACTTCAAAGTGCAGCAACTGAAGCGGAGGCACGAGAGATCGCGATCCAGGACTTCCGATTGCCCTCTGATCAAGTCAGATTATTGGATACGACAGATCATTTTGCTATTTATGGGGCAAAAACGAAAAAAGGGGATGCGATCCGAGTTATTGACAAAAAAGGCTTTATTCGCGTACAGCGCGAGCACGCCAAAGTAGTCAAAACGACGATCCAAAGCTATTTTGAAGTAGTCAATCAATTATGGGAAAGCATGGCGAACTATCAAAGTGATTTGATTATTCGACCGGACTATTATTTCTGCGTTGGTCCGCGGCTATTGGATTTTTCTAGTACAGATTTTTCTCAATTAACCATGCTGATGGAGATTGAAATGAGTGAGATTCTGGGGACGGATGAGATCATTATTATTGCCGCGAATCGCTATATTTAGCGACAACGAGAAAAGCTAACAAAGAAGGAGGGGCGCTGCAGATGGATATTGCTGCGTTGCTTGAGTTAAGCGATGCGACTTATGCGCAGGGGTTATTGTCGCAGGATCATCTTTACAGAAAAATCCCTGAAGAACAGCGCTCAACTCTTTTGTATCAAGCGATCGACTGTGGAAAAGCCGCGGGGGCTCAAGTGCCCGCTAAGGATCTTCGTGCGTATTGTGAGCAAGAAAAGATCACGATCGATTATTTTGAGGAAGAAATAAAAGCGGAGAGCTTTCGCTATGTTTTTGCGGAATTTCAACTGCCTGATCGCATTCGGATCAATCAAAGTCTTTTGAGGGCAGCGGCGCCTTCATTGAAGAAATATGACTTCTTAAAGGATCAGCAAGTAGAAGATATTTTATTGGCTCATGAGCTGTATCACTTTATTGAGAATCAGCAGCAGTTGTTCACGATTCAAAAAAATTTAAGCTACCAAACAGGGCCCTTTAAGCGTCATGCACGAGTGCACGCGTTAAGTGAAATTGCGGCGATGAGCTTTGCTCAGTCCGTGTTAGAGCTGGATTTTTCACCGGTTCTATTAAATATCGTGCTGCTCGATCCGGTCGCACCCGAGTACAGCGAGACGCTGATCAAGCGGTTATTGGTGATTGATTGAACAAGACTATAGATTGATTGAAAAAAAGAATTAGTATCCTGGGAACGGATTCAGTATATTTAAAGAAAGATTACATAAAAGAACGGAGCGGAAAGAATGGAAAACACATGGTTAGATTTAGCAGGAGACGTCGTAGTTATCACAGGAGCTTTAGGGGGCATGGGACGGAAAATCGCTAATGATTTTGCGGAACAAAAAGCTAACTTGGCCTTAGTCGATTTGAATGAAGAAGCAACAGAAAGCTACGCGAAAGAATTAGCGAACAAATACGGCGTCAAAGCGAAAGGCTATTCATGCAATTCAACAGTTGAAGAGCAAGTAGATGCCTTGGCGAAAACAGTCAAAGAAGACTTTGGCAGAATCGACGTATTGGTTCAAACTGCAGCGATTTTAACGTTCAGCCCATTGGAAGATTTAGCATTAGAGGAATGGAAACGGACGATCGATGTAAACTTGACAGGGTACTTCCTAGTCTCACAACGTATCGGCCGCGTGATGATCGAACAACAATCAGGCCGCATGGTCCATATCTCGACGATCGCTTCGATCGCTCCCGAAACATACTCAGGAGCATACAGCCCAAGTAAAGCCGGCGTGAATATGCTATCTAAGATGATCGCTGGTGAATGGGGACAATATGGCGTACGCAGCAACTGTGTCTTGCCATGTTTCGTTAAAACACCATTATCAACTAAATTCTATGAAGATGCAGAAGTGGAAGAAGGCAGAAGAAGAATGACTGCCAACCGTCGTATCGGCGAAGTACAAGATATTGCGAATGCGGTATTATACCTTGCCAGCAAACGTTCAGACTACACAAATGGTCATGAACTGCGTGTAGAAGGCGGCTTCGGCAACATGATCGGCGATCTTGTACCAAAACCAGGTGGACGTCGCCAATACGCGATCGACTCAAAGAAACCAAAAGCATAGGCATAAAAAAAGGGTTCTGACAGTAAAATTGTCAGAACCCTTTGTTCTATTACCAAATACGTACGCGTTTTTCAGGTGCCAAGTACATGGCATCTGTTGGCTGAATGTTAAATGTGTCATAGAAATCGGCTAAATTTTTCACTTGAACATTTGCCCGTAATTTGTTCGGTGCATGAACGTCGATAGAAAGCAGCAATTGCGTGTATTCTTGCCGTGCCTTCATGCGCCAGATCGTTGCCCAGTTGATAAAGAAGCCCTTCAAATCAACATCGTGATCTTTCTTCGCTGCCTCTAACGCACAGCTTAATCCCCCTGCATCCGCAATGTTTTCTGAAACAGTCAGTTTGCCGTTGACTTTCCCGCCAGCGATCTCTAGGCCATCAAATTCAGCGATCATTTGATCAGCTAACTCTTGAAAACGGGTCCGATCGTCTTCTGTCCACCAGTTGTTTAGGTTTCCATATTCATCAAAGAGTGACCCATTGTTGTCAAAAGCGTGGGAGATTTCATGTGCGATCACCGCGCCGATCCCACCGAAATTCTCGCTGCTTGATTGTTCCAAACTGTAGAAGGGTGCTTGGAGGATCGCTGCTGGGAAGACGATGATATTGCGGAAGGGATGGTAATAGGCATTCACAGTATCTGCGCTCATTTCCCATTCGTCACGTTCCACGGGTTTGTTCCATTTTGCGTAATCGTCTTTTCGTTTTAATTGACTGAAGTGCAGGGCATTGCTCAAAAGAGTACCACCTTGTTCTACAGGTGTTACCTTGTATTGTGTGTAGATGGGCGGAATCGTCTCTGGGTAGCCAACGTGGATGCCCAGCGTGTTTAGTTTGACTATCGCTTTTTCACGGGTCGCTTCACTAAGCCACGTATTACTGCTCAAGCGTTCTTGGTAGATCCCCACCATCCGTTGTACCATTTGTTCGACATCTTTTTTGGCTTGTTCGCCGAAATAAGTTTTTCCATAATAATCCCCAACGATCTGATCAAAACGACCAGAGGCGAGGTAGAACGCTGCTTTTTCCTTCGGACGTGCCTCGGGAGCGCCAGAAAGGGCACGGCTGTATGTTCCGCCGACTTGACGGAATTCTTCACTCAGGTAACCAGTCAATGCGTTGATGGTCATGACCAGCATCCAGCTTTTCA
It encodes the following:
- a CDS encoding M13 family metallopeptidase; protein product: MDNTKITEDLYEAVNGEWIEHATIPADKPATGGFQDLVDEIDDLLMADTKKMSADPSAIPNDLMKEYIAYFQLANDYQKRDEDGAAPLLPLLRKVEDIEALADLEEQLTSWVIEGLPLPFGVDVDADMKNTTINALFAGAPGLILPDKTYYEEGHPQAPQLLAIFKEMTMTLFSLAGFDAEKAERITEEALRYDKLLAPHVKSAEENADYSKMYNPESGEEFIKHSQHLDLKKLLIGLIGEIPEKIIVTEPAYFEKLDTLVNPDTFQEMKSWMLVMTINALTGYLSEEFRQVGGTYSRALSGAPEARPKEKAAFYLASGRFDQIVGDYYGKTYFGEQAKKDVEQMVQRMVGIYQERLSSNTWLSEATREKAIVKLNTLGIHVGYPETIPPIYTQYKVTPVEQGGTLLSNALHFSQLKRKDDYAKWNKPVERDEWEMSADTVNAYYHPFRNIIVFPAAILQAPFYSLEQSSSENFGGIGAVIAHEISHAFDNNGSLFDEYGNLNNWWTEDDRTRFQELADQMIAEFDGLEIAGGKVNGKLTVSENIADAGGLSCALEAAKKDHDVDLKGFFINWATIWRMKARQEYTQLLLSIDVHAPNKLRANVQVKNLADFYDTFNIQPTDAMYLAPEKRVRIW
- a CDS encoding hydantoinase/oxoprolinase family protein — translated: MKRRVRIGIDVGGTHTKAVAIDNDTQEIIGKSSVKTTHDSEQGVAEGVVRSFLKCLEEFDIAPEEVVFVAHSTTQATNALLEGDVANIGIISTAKPGLEGWLARPQTNLKDIDLGTGRSIHVMSRFISQKNLTEEEIAPIVDELMAEGMDVLVASAAFGVDNLNLEEKIAAVARKKNIPVTLASEMTKLYGLSRRTRTATINASILPKMLETANSTERSVRSSGVDVPLMIMRGDGGLMDVVEMKKRPVLTMLSGPAASVMGALMYLRTSNGIYFEVGGTSTNLGVIKNGRPVIDYSEISGHKTYVNSLDVRVLGVAGGSMIRVNKSGVKDVGPRSAHIAGLEYAVYTPEEEIVDPQLELYSPKEGDPEDYVAIRLANGKRITITNSCAANVLGYVTDDDFCYGNVASARKAMAPLADYLNVSIEDVAHQILTKAVEKIEPVIQSLAKKYQLEKNQMTLVGVGGGVAALIKYAAERMALNYKIPENAEVISSIGVALAAVQDVVERIVPSPTKQDIQAIKQEVTDMAIESGATEDSVEVHIEIDPQTQKITARASGSTAAQATELQSAATEAEAREIAIQDFRLPSDQVRLLDTTDHFAIYGAKTKKGDAIRVIDKKGFIRVQREHAKVVKTTIQSYFEVVNQLWESMANYQSDLIIRPDYYFCVGPRLLDFSSTDFSQLTMLMEIEMSEILGTDEIIIIAANRYI
- a CDS encoding SDR family NAD(P)-dependent oxidoreductase, translating into MENTWLDLAGDVVVITGALGGMGRKIANDFAEQKANLALVDLNEEATESYAKELANKYGVKAKGYSCNSTVEEQVDALAKTVKEDFGRIDVLVQTAAILTFSPLEDLALEEWKRTIDVNLTGYFLVSQRIGRVMIEQQSGRMVHISTIASIAPETYSGAYSPSKAGVNMLSKMIAGEWGQYGVRSNCVLPCFVKTPLSTKFYEDAEVEEGRRRMTANRRIGEVQDIANAVLYLASKRSDYTNGHELRVEGGFGNMIGDLVPKPGGRRQYAIDSKKPKA